Proteins encoded within one genomic window of Streptomyces profundus:
- a CDS encoding carbohydrate ABC transporter permease, which yields MASAARAEKAAARERAPRRQAKETRAALIFVAPAMLGFLVFFAWPTLRGLYLSFTDYDLLTPASFSGLDNYTRLVKDEVFWNSLWVTLQYVFINIGVQTFAALLLAVLIHRLTRSVVIRGIILLPYLISNVVVALLWYWMADYNLGIINEMLSWVGFDPVAFFGDEDWAIPTIAMVNVWRHLGYTALLIFAGLQTINRDVYEAAAVDGAGEVRIFFRITLPLLRPVMALVLVLTVIGSWQIFDTVAVTTQGGPVDATRVVQYYIFDQAFNRFDFGYASAISVVLFLILAGVALVQLKMLRAGESDQS from the coding sequence ATGGCATCCGCTGCCCGTGCCGAGAAGGCCGCGGCCCGTGAGCGCGCGCCACGTCGGCAGGCCAAGGAGACCCGTGCGGCGCTGATCTTCGTGGCGCCGGCGATGCTCGGCTTCCTGGTCTTCTTCGCCTGGCCCACGCTGCGGGGCCTCTATCTGAGCTTCACGGACTACGACCTGCTGACGCCGGCGAGTTTCAGCGGCCTCGACAACTACACGCGGCTGGTCAAGGACGAGGTCTTCTGGAACTCCCTCTGGGTGACGCTCCAGTACGTCTTCATCAACATCGGCGTGCAGACCTTCGCCGCGCTGCTGCTGGCGGTGCTGATCCACCGGCTGACCCGCTCGGTGGTGATCCGCGGCATCATCCTGCTGCCGTACCTGATATCCAACGTCGTGGTCGCCCTCCTCTGGTACTGGATGGCGGACTACAACCTCGGCATCATCAACGAGATGCTGAGCTGGGTCGGCTTCGACCCGGTGGCGTTCTTCGGCGACGAGGACTGGGCCATCCCCACCATCGCGATGGTCAACGTCTGGCGACACCTCGGCTACACCGCGCTGTTGATCTTCGCGGGGCTCCAGACGATCAACCGTGACGTCTACGAGGCGGCGGCCGTGGACGGCGCCGGCGAGGTGCGGATCTTCTTCCGGATCACCCTGCCGCTGCTGCGCCCGGTGATGGCGCTGGTGCTGGTGCTCACCGTGATCGGCTCCTGGCAGATCTTCGACACCGTGGCCGTCACCACCCAGGGCGGGCCCGTGGACGCCACCCGCGTCGTCCAGTACTACATCTTCGACCAGGCGTTCAACCGCTTCGACTTCGGCTACGCGTCGGCGATCTCGGTGGTCCTGTTCCTGATCCTGGCCGGCGTGGCGCTGGTCCAACTCAAGATGCTGCGGGCCGGCGAGTCCGACCAGTCCTAA
- a CDS encoding DinB family protein, giving the protein MTVERIGPPLVADERTTLRGFLDYHRATLALKCEGLDDEELRRQASPPSTLSLLGLVRHMAEVERAWFRRTINREDIPLVWSDHGDFQAAYDVRTASRAEAFAAWEAEVAVARRVEEAAPSLDLTAPHAKTGEPVSLRLVMLHLIHEYARHNGHADLIREAVDGAVGA; this is encoded by the coding sequence ATGACCGTGGAACGCATCGGCCCGCCCCTGGTCGCCGACGAACGAACGACCCTGCGCGGCTTTCTCGACTACCACCGGGCGACCCTGGCGCTGAAGTGCGAAGGGCTCGACGACGAGGAGCTGCGCCGCCAGGCGTCGCCGCCCTCCACGCTCTCCCTGCTCGGCCTGGTCCGTCACATGGCCGAGGTCGAACGCGCCTGGTTCCGGCGCACGATCAACCGTGAGGACATCCCTCTGGTCTGGTCGGACCACGGCGACTTCCAGGCCGCCTACGACGTGCGCACCGCCTCCCGCGCCGAGGCGTTCGCCGCGTGGGAGGCGGAGGTGGCCGTCGCCCGCCGCGTCGAGGAGGCCGCGCCGTCCCTCGACCTCACCGCCCCGCACGCCAAGACCGGCGAACCGGTCTCGCTCCGGCTGGTGATGCTCCACCTCATCCACGAGTACGCCCGCCACAACGGCCACGCGGACCTGATCCGCGAGGCCGTCGACGGCGCGGTCGGCGCCTGA
- a CDS encoding carbohydrate ABC transporter permease, with protein MQAVARPSAAQPSPPAPERRPRGPRRPFSVGRLLAWVALFLMIVITLAPFLWMLRTALSNNRVLFTEPGSWLPVDFTTGPFERVLGSASTEDAQAEGGSGASMRFWTYLRNSVIVSTAITLGQVLFSAMAAYAFARLRWPGRNVVFFAFITALMVPPVFTMLPNFVLIKNLGLLNTYPGIIAPFFFMTPFAVFFLRQFFLGISREVEEAAMIDGAGYFRIFFRIILPMSSAPIATLSVLTFINAWNEYFWPQLVGQEESVRVLTVALSAFHSSTPQTGPDWAGLMAATLVAAVPTMLLFLAFGRKIVNSIQFTGVK; from the coding sequence ATGCAAGCCGTAGCGCGGCCATCGGCCGCCCAACCCTCGCCCCCCGCCCCGGAGCGGCGCCCCCGCGGCCCGCGGCGCCCGTTCAGCGTCGGCCGCCTGCTCGCCTGGGTGGCGCTGTTCCTGATGATCGTGATCACCCTGGCGCCCTTCCTGTGGATGCTGCGCACCGCGCTCTCCAACAACCGGGTCCTCTTCACCGAACCCGGGTCCTGGCTGCCGGTCGACTTCACCACGGGCCCTTTCGAGCGGGTGCTCGGCTCGGCCAGCACCGAGGACGCCCAGGCCGAGGGCGGCTCGGGCGCCTCCATGCGGTTCTGGACCTATCTGCGGAACTCGGTGATCGTCTCCACGGCGATCACCCTCGGCCAGGTGCTCTTCAGCGCGATGGCCGCCTACGCCTTCGCCCGACTGCGCTGGCCGGGGCGGAACGTCGTGTTCTTCGCCTTCATCACCGCGCTGATGGTGCCGCCGGTCTTCACCATGCTGCCGAACTTCGTGCTGATCAAGAACCTGGGCCTGCTCAACACCTACCCGGGGATCATCGCGCCGTTCTTCTTCATGACGCCGTTCGCGGTGTTCTTCCTGCGGCAGTTCTTCCTCGGCATCAGCAGGGAGGTCGAGGAGGCGGCGATGATCGACGGCGCCGGGTACTTCCGGATCTTCTTCCGGATCATCCTGCCGATGAGTTCGGCGCCGATCGCCACGCTCTCCGTGCTCACCTTCATCAACGCCTGGAACGAGTACTTCTGGCCGCAGCTCGTCGGGCAGGAGGAGAGCGTCAGGGTGCTGACGGTCGCGTTGAGCGCGTTCCACTCCTCGACGCCGCAGACCGGCCCCGACTGGGCCGGGCTGATGGCGGCGACCCTGGTGGCCGCCGTTCCCACCATGCTGCTCTTCCTCGCCTTCGGCCGGAAGATCGTCAACTCCATCCAGTTCACCGGCGTGAAGTGA
- a CDS encoding alpha-galactosidase encodes MAPVVPKSIAHLRAAGVSVVLDLRGPRLPRVLHWGADLGPLDDDALAALAEHGALPESPGDPDDPRRPGNWNIPPAVGLLAEHGAGWQGYPGLLGHRAGGTDWSPLFTTESVEVTEGSAVRVVAVDRTAALRLTVELELTPEGLVRTRAGVRNEDPERDYTLDALGLALPVPAEAAELFDLTGRWIHERSPQRQPFNVGSWVRETRRGRPGHDAPLLLAAGTPGFGFRHGEVWALHLAWSGNHRIWADRLPTGQAVLGGGDLPMPGETTMSPGDEYTAPWLYAAYGATGLDSLTARFHDHLRARPHHPAKPRPVVLNTWEAVYFDHDLAKLTTLADLGAEVGVERYVLDDGWFRGRRDDSAGLGDWYVDETVWPDGLHPLVDHVRGLGLEFGLWVEPEMVNPNSDLARAHPEWILATGGRLPGELRGQQVLDLTHPEAYAYIRDRLLALLDTYDIGYLKWDHNRELADAGHAPHGQAAVRGQTLAVYRLMDELRAAHPGLEIESCCGGGARVDLGILEHTDRVWGSDCIDALERQQINRWTQALLPPELVGSHVGAARSHTTSRTHDLAFRAGTALFAHFGIEWDLTRASELERLDLARWVAHYKRLRGLLHGGRTVRADHPDPALWVHGVVAHDRSEALFALVATRTPETTPHGRFRLPGLDPAARYRLEVLPPGVEAPGLGRSRPTWCTEEGARGVPGAVLERTGLQIPFLHPEQLVLLHLTKE; translated from the coding sequence GTGGCGCCAGTCGTGCCCAAGTCCATAGCGCATCTGCGAGCAGCCGGCGTCAGCGTGGTGCTCGACCTGCGAGGTCCGCGCCTGCCGCGCGTCCTGCACTGGGGGGCCGATCTGGGTCCGCTGGACGACGACGCGTTGGCCGCGCTCGCCGAGCACGGCGCGCTGCCCGAGTCGCCGGGCGATCCGGACGACCCCAGGCGGCCGGGGAACTGGAACATACCGCCCGCCGTCGGGCTGCTCGCCGAGCACGGCGCCGGCTGGCAGGGCTATCCGGGACTGCTCGGCCACCGCGCCGGGGGAACGGACTGGTCGCCCCTCTTCACCACCGAGAGCGTCGAGGTCACGGAGGGCTCCGCGGTCCGCGTCGTCGCCGTCGACCGCACCGCCGCGCTGCGGCTCACCGTCGAGTTGGAGCTGACCCCCGAGGGCCTGGTCCGCACCCGCGCGGGCGTCCGCAACGAGGACCCCGAGCGCGACTACACCCTCGACGCCCTCGGCCTGGCCCTCCCCGTGCCGGCCGAGGCCGCCGAGCTGTTCGACCTCACCGGGCGCTGGATCCACGAACGCTCCCCGCAGCGGCAGCCGTTCAACGTCGGCTCCTGGGTGCGGGAGACCAGGCGCGGCCGGCCCGGGCACGACGCCCCGCTGCTGCTGGCCGCCGGCACGCCTGGCTTCGGCTTCCGGCACGGCGAGGTGTGGGCGCTGCATCTGGCGTGGAGCGGCAACCACCGGATCTGGGCCGACCGGCTGCCGACTGGGCAGGCCGTGCTCGGCGGCGGCGACCTGCCCATGCCAGGGGAGACGACGATGTCCCCCGGCGACGAGTACACCGCGCCCTGGCTCTACGCCGCCTACGGCGCGACGGGACTCGACTCGCTCACCGCCAGGTTCCACGACCACCTGCGCGCCAGGCCGCACCATCCGGCCAAGCCGAGGCCGGTGGTGCTCAACACCTGGGAGGCGGTGTACTTCGACCACGACCTCGCCAAGCTGACGACCCTCGCCGACCTGGGGGCCGAGGTCGGCGTCGAGCGGTATGTGCTGGACGACGGCTGGTTCCGGGGGCGGCGCGACGACAGCGCGGGGCTCGGCGACTGGTACGTGGACGAGACGGTCTGGCCGGACGGGCTGCATCCGCTGGTCGACCATGTGCGCGGTCTCGGCCTGGAGTTCGGCCTCTGGGTCGAGCCCGAGATGGTCAACCCGAACTCCGATCTGGCGCGCGCCCACCCCGAGTGGATCCTCGCCACCGGCGGCCGGCTGCCGGGCGAGCTCAGGGGCCAGCAGGTGCTGGACCTCACCCACCCCGAGGCGTACGCCTACATCAGGGACCGGCTGCTCGCGCTGCTCGACACCTACGACATCGGCTACCTCAAGTGGGACCACAACCGCGAGCTGGCCGACGCCGGCCACGCACCGCACGGGCAGGCGGCGGTGCGGGGCCAGACCCTCGCCGTCTACCGGCTGATGGACGAACTCCGCGCCGCGCATCCCGGGTTGGAGATCGAGTCCTGCTGCGGCGGCGGCGCCCGCGTCGACCTCGGCATCCTGGAGCACACCGACCGGGTCTGGGGCAGCGACTGCATCGACGCCCTGGAGCGGCAGCAGATCAACCGTTGGACGCAGGCGCTGCTGCCGCCCGAGCTGGTCGGATCCCATGTCGGGGCCGCCCGTTCGCACACCACCAGCCGCACCCACGACCTGGCGTTCCGCGCCGGGACCGCGCTCTTCGCGCACTTCGGCATCGAGTGGGACCTCACCAGGGCCAGCGAGTTGGAACGCCTCGACCTGGCCCGCTGGGTCGCCCACTACAAGCGGCTGCGCGGCCTGCTGCACGGCGGCAGGACCGTGCGCGCCGACCACCCCGACCCGGCGCTGTGGGTGCACGGCGTGGTCGCCCACGACCGTTCGGAGGCGCTCTTCGCGCTGGTCGCCACGCGCACCCCGGAGACCACCCCGCACGGCCGTTTCCGGCTGCCCGGGCTGGACCCGGCGGCCCGTTACCGGCTGGAGGTGCTGCCGCCCGGCGTCGAGGCGCCGGGCCTCGGGCGCAGCCGGCCCACCTGGTGCACCGAGGAAGGAGCCCGAGGAGTACCGGGGGCGGTCCTGGAGCGGACCGGCCTCCAGATCCCGTTCCTGCATCCGGAACAGCTTGTGCTGCTCCACCTCACGAAGGAGTGA